The Metabacillus sediminilitoris genome window below encodes:
- the rpmC gene encoding 50S ribosomal protein L29, giving the protein MKANEIRDLTTAEIEQKVKSLKEELFNLRFQLATGQLENTARIREVRKSIARMKTVIREREIAANNH; this is encoded by the coding sequence AATTCGTGACCTTACCACTGCTGAAATAGAACAAAAAGTAAAGTCTCTTAAAGAAGAGTTATTTAACCTTCGCTTTCAACTAGCGACAGGCCAATTAGAAAATACTGCTCGCATCCGTGAAGTTCGTAAATCGATCGCTCGTATGAAAACTGTTATCCGTGAAAGAGAGATCGCAGCTAATAATCATTAA
- the rpsQ gene encoding 30S ribosomal protein S17 — translation MSERNQRKVYTGRVVSDKMDKTITVLVETYKTHSLYGKRVKYSKKFKAHDENNQAKIGDIVKIMETRPLSATKRFRLVEVVEEAIII, via the coding sequence ATGAGTGAACGTAACCAACGTAAAGTATATACTGGACGTGTTGTTTCTGACAAAATGGATAAAACAATTACTGTTCTTGTTGAAACATACAAAACACATTCACTATACGGCAAACGAGTTAAATACTCTAAGAAATTCAAAGCACATGACGAAAACAACCAAGCGAAAATTGGTGACATCGTTAAAATAATGGAAACTCGTCCATTATCAGCTACTAAACGTTTCCGTCTAGTAGAAG